One genomic region from Vibrio cyclitrophicus encodes:
- a CDS encoding TSUP family transporter, with protein sequence MEITLEILAILFVVATAAGFIDAMAGGGGLLTLPALLAAGVPPTQALATNKLQSSFGSFSASWYFVRNGIVSIKEMRLAIFCTFIGSAIGAELVQHIDASLLTSVIPLLLIAISLYFLLAPQTRASEGKQKISEAMFALCVGGGVGFYDGFFGPGTGSIFTVCFVAIGHFSLVDATARTKVLNFTSNIAALIFFILAGLPIWELGLVMAVGGFMGAQLGAKVVVTKGQKWIRPLVIVMSMLMASKLLWEQHQQWILSVF encoded by the coding sequence ATGGAAATCACTCTTGAAATATTGGCTATCTTGTTTGTTGTTGCAACGGCGGCAGGCTTCATCGATGCAATGGCTGGTGGTGGTGGCTTACTGACTCTACCTGCATTGCTAGCGGCCGGAGTGCCACCAACTCAAGCATTGGCAACCAATAAACTCCAAAGCTCATTTGGTAGCTTTTCCGCCAGTTGGTATTTCGTGCGCAACGGTATTGTCAGTATCAAAGAGATGCGCCTTGCTATCTTTTGTACCTTTATCGGCTCTGCTATTGGCGCCGAGTTAGTTCAGCACATTGATGCGAGCCTACTGACCAGTGTGATACCGCTGCTGCTTATCGCTATCTCTCTCTATTTCCTGTTGGCACCGCAAACTAGAGCGTCTGAAGGAAAACAGAAGATCTCTGAGGCGATGTTTGCTCTGTGTGTAGGTGGTGGAGTTGGTTTCTATGATGGTTTCTTTGGCCCAGGAACAGGTTCTATCTTCACAGTCTGCTTTGTTGCGATTGGTCACTTCTCGTTAGTCGATGCTACGGCGCGCACCAAGGTACTTAATTTCACCTCTAATATTGCCGCATTGATCTTCTTTATTTTGGCTGGCTTGCCTATTTGGGAGTTAGGATTAGTGATGGCGGTTGGCGGTTTTATGGGCGCTCAGCTTGGCGCTAAAGTGGTGGTGACAAAAGGGCAGAAATGGATTCGACCCCTTGTGATCGTTATGTCGATGCTAATGGCGTCTAAACTGCTTTGGGAACAGCATCAACAATGGATTCTATCAGTGTTCTAA
- the carB gene encoding carbamoyl-phosphate synthase large subunit produces MPKRTDIKSILILGAGPIVIGQACEFDYSGAQACKALREEGYRVILVNSNPATIMTDPDMADATYIEPIQWEVVRNIIAKEKLDAVLPTMGGQTALNCALDLEKHGVLEEFGVEMIGATADAIDKAEDRSRFDKAMKAIGLECPTADTAKTMEEAYKVLDMVGFPCIIRPSFTMGGTGGGIAYNKEEFEEICRRGLDLSPTNELLIDESLIGWKEYEMEVVRDKNDNCIIVCAIENFDPMGIHTGDSITVAPAQTLTDKEYQLMRNASLAVLREIGVETGGSNVQFGINPKDGRMVIIEMNPRVSRSSALASKATGFPIAKIAAKLAVGFTLDELMNDITGGATPASFEPTIDYVVTKIPRFNFEKFAGANDRLTTQMKSVGEVMAIGRNQQESLQKALRGLEVGATGFDEMVDLDAPDALTTIRHELKEAGAERIWYIADAFRAGMSVDGVFNLTQIDRWFLVQIEDIVKLEQELKAKGFAGLNKDELNKLKRKGFADARLSKILGVAESEIRRMRDQYDIHPVYKRVDTCAAEFSSDTAYMYSTYDEECEANPTDKDKIMILGGGPNRIGQGIEFDYCCVHASLALREDGYETIMVNCNPETVSTDYDTSDRLYFEPVTLEDVLAIARVEKPKGVIVQYGGQTPLKLARALEAAGVPIIGTSPDAIDRAEDRERFQVAVDRLGLLQPQNATVTTMEQAVEKSREIGFPLVVRPSYVLGGRAMEIVYDEQDLRRYFNEAVSVSNESPVLLDSFLDDAIEVDVDAICDGERVVIGGIMEHIEQAGVHSGDSACSLPAYTLSQEIQDVMREQVEKLAFELGVRGLMNTQFAVKDNEVYLIEVNPRAARTVPFVSKATGAPIAKIAARVMAGQSLESQGFTKEIIPPYYSVKEVVLPFNKFPGVDPLLGPEMRSTGEVMGVGATFAEAYSKAELGCGNIYPEGGRALLSVREGDKERVVDLASKLSKLGYQLDATHGTAVILGEAGINPRLVNKVHEGRPHILDRIKNNEYTYIVNTAAGRQAIEDSKVLRRGALAEKVNYTTTLNAAFATCMAHTADAKTSVTSVQELHAQVKASLA; encoded by the coding sequence TGCAACTTACATCGAGCCTATCCAATGGGAAGTTGTGCGTAACATCATCGCTAAAGAGAAGCTCGATGCAGTCCTACCTACTATGGGTGGCCAAACTGCATTGAACTGTGCTCTAGACCTAGAAAAGCACGGCGTTCTTGAAGAGTTCGGTGTTGAAATGATTGGTGCAACGGCTGACGCTATCGATAAAGCAGAAGACCGTTCACGCTTCGATAAAGCAATGAAAGCAATTGGTCTTGAATGTCCAACTGCTGATACAGCGAAAACCATGGAAGAAGCTTACAAAGTTTTAGACATGGTTGGCTTCCCTTGTATCATTCGTCCATCGTTCACGATGGGTGGTACTGGTGGCGGTATCGCTTACAACAAAGAAGAATTTGAAGAAATCTGTCGTCGTGGTTTGGACTTATCTCCAACTAACGAACTTCTTATCGATGAATCACTTATCGGTTGGAAAGAGTACGAGATGGAAGTGGTTCGTGACAAAAACGACAACTGTATCATCGTATGTGCGATTGAAAACTTTGACCCAATGGGTATTCACACCGGTGACTCAATCACAGTGGCGCCAGCTCAAACGCTGACAGACAAAGAATACCAACTAATGCGTAACGCTTCTCTAGCGGTACTGCGTGAGATTGGTGTTGAAACAGGTGGTTCAAACGTACAGTTTGGTATCAACCCGAAAGATGGCCGTATGGTTATCATCGAGATGAACCCACGTGTATCTCGCTCTTCTGCACTAGCTTCTAAAGCGACAGGTTTCCCAATCGCTAAGATTGCAGCGAAACTGGCTGTTGGCTTTACGCTAGATGAGCTAATGAATGACATCACTGGTGGCGCAACGCCAGCGTCATTCGAACCAACAATCGACTACGTAGTTACTAAGATTCCTCGTTTTAACTTCGAGAAATTTGCAGGTGCTAACGACCGTCTAACAACGCAAATGAAGTCGGTTGGTGAAGTTATGGCTATCGGCCGTAACCAACAAGAATCTCTACAGAAAGCACTTCGCGGCCTAGAAGTTGGCGCGACTGGTTTTGACGAAATGGTAGACCTAGACGCACCTGATGCGCTAACGACTATCCGTCATGAACTAAAAGAAGCTGGCGCAGAACGTATTTGGTACATCGCTGACGCATTCCGTGCTGGTATGTCGGTAGATGGTGTATTCAACCTAACGCAAATCGACCGTTGGTTCCTAGTTCAAATCGAAGACATCGTTAAGCTAGAGCAAGAACTTAAAGCGAAAGGCTTTGCTGGTCTAAACAAAGACGAGTTAAACAAGCTTAAGCGTAAAGGTTTTGCTGATGCACGCTTATCTAAGATTCTAGGTGTAGCGGAAAGCGAAATCCGTCGCATGCGTGACCAATACGATATACACCCTGTTTACAAGCGTGTAGATACGTGTGCTGCTGAGTTCTCTTCAGATACGGCGTACATGTACTCAACTTACGATGAAGAGTGTGAAGCGAATCCAACAGACAAAGACAAGATCATGATCTTGGGTGGCGGTCCAAACCGTATCGGTCAAGGTATCGAGTTTGATTACTGTTGTGTACACGCCTCACTAGCACTACGCGAAGATGGCTACGAAACTATCATGGTTAACTGTAACCCTGAGACAGTTTCTACAGACTACGATACGTCTGACCGCCTGTACTTCGAACCAGTAACTCTGGAAGATGTACTGGCGATCGCTCGTGTTGAGAAGCCAAAAGGCGTTATCGTTCAGTACGGTGGTCAAACGCCACTTAAACTGGCTCGTGCTCTTGAAGCTGCTGGCGTACCAATTATTGGTACTAGTCCAGACGCAATCGACCGTGCAGAAGACCGTGAGCGTTTCCAAGTTGCTGTAGACCGCCTAGGCCTGCTTCAACCACAAAATGCAACCGTAACAACAATGGAGCAAGCGGTTGAGAAATCTCGCGAAATCGGCTTCCCACTTGTTGTACGTCCTTCTTACGTACTTGGTGGTCGTGCGATGGAAATCGTATACGACGAGCAAGACCTGCGTCGCTACTTCAACGAAGCAGTCAGCGTATCAAACGAATCTCCAGTATTACTTGATAGCTTCTTAGATGACGCTATTGAGGTAGACGTAGATGCGATTTGTGATGGTGAGCGTGTTGTTATCGGCGGTATCATGGAGCATATCGAACAAGCGGGTGTTCACTCTGGTGACTCAGCATGTTCTCTTCCTGCATACACGCTAAGCCAAGAAATCCAAGACGTAATGCGCGAGCAAGTTGAAAAGCTAGCGTTTGAGTTGGGTGTTCGTGGTCTGATGAATACGCAGTTTGCTGTTAAAGATAACGAAGTATACCTAATCGAGGTTAACCCTCGTGCAGCACGTACTGTTCCATTCGTGTCTAAAGCTACAGGCGCACCGATTGCTAAGATTGCAGCGCGTGTAATGGCTGGTCAATCACTAGAGTCTCAAGGCTTTACGAAAGAAATCATCCCACCTTACTACTCAGTGAAAGAAGTTGTACTTCCATTCAACAAATTTCCTGGTGTTGACCCACTGTTAGGCCCAGAAATGCGCTCTACTGGTGAAGTTATGGGTGTTGGTGCGACATTCGCAGAAGCATACTCTAAAGCTGAGTTGGGTTGTGGCAATATCTACCCAGAAGGCGGCCGTGCACTTCTTTCTGTTCGTGAAGGCGACAAAGAGCGTGTTGTTGACCTAGCTTCTAAGCTATCTAAGCTTGGTTACCAGTTAGACGCAACTCACGGTACTGCAGTTATTCTTGGAGAAGCGGGTATTAACCCACGTCTAGTAAACAAGGTACACGAAGGTCGTCCTCACATTCTTGACCGTATCAAGAATAACGAGTACACGTACATCGTGAACACTGCTGCTGGCCGTCAAGCGATTGAAGATTCTAAAGTTCTTCGTCGCGGCGCATTGGCTGAGAAGGTTAACTACACGACTACGCTAAACGCTGCATTTGCGACTTGTATGGCGCACACTGCAGACGCGAAGACGTCAGTAACTTCAGTTCAAGAGCTACACGCTCAGGTTAAAGCTTCTCTAGCGTAA